aaaaaatttttaaattaataaaaaaaaaaaaaaaaaaaaaaaaaattaaatatttatatatatatatatatatatatatatatatatataNNNNNNNNNNNNNNNNNNNNNNNNNNNNNNNNNNNNNNNNNNNNNNNNNNNNNNNNNNNNNNNNNNNNNNNNNNNNNNNNNNNNNNNNNNNNNNNNNNNNNNNNNNNNNNNNNNNNNNNNNNNNNNNNNNNNNNNNNNNNNNNNNNNNNNNNNNNNNNNNNNNNNNNNNNNNNNNNNNNNNNNNNNNNNNNNNNNNNNNNNaaaaaaaaaagtgaaaacaaaagaataaaatgacaaattattttttaattaattaaaagaaaaaaaaaaaaaaaaaaatttaattattataaggtattaaatataaaatatgtatttatacatatatatattatatatatatatatatatatataaaatttttttttttatatgtgtatatgCTCAAATATATTGTGGACGTGAAAAATGTAGGATATGACTATGACATTAACTGAATTTCcaattaatttatatttttgtctATCTGTTAAAAAATTTGGAAAAACAAATTCATGACATAAACAATTCTTTTGATGATAATTTTGATAAGTATGATTATTTAgatttattacattttgATATGTTAATAAGCATgcatttttattttgtacaTCACAATAATGTACATTACTAAAATAAGCACATGTATGATTTATATGATCAATATTCCAAAAAACATTTCCATATGTgttttttcctttttcattttgatttatgtttttattatttgttttcattttaaaTCCCATTAATCTAGAAATCTCTGTGGGAGTAAAATATCTTAcattttgttcatattttttcatgcaatttttttttctctgTGTTTCATATGTGTCATTATCAGAGTGAGATATTGAATTGCATGTGTAATTAGATGTATGTACATATTCGTTATTCTCTTTTGTTAACACatttgtttgtttgttttttgttttttgtTCATCGCAATTAGAATTCTCCTTTCGattgtaatataatatagaacCTGATCCTTTTATATACCTTCCATAATTAGAAGTAAAGCACATGGCGTAATTTCCTTTTGCGTTCATATGCTCGGTTGGTTCATGAGGAGAAATATTGTTTAcgttttctttttttttctgatgatgatgattataataattggCTACATGACAACAAGTggttgtttttttattaatgtttattatatcaaaACAATAGGAAgcttttttttgtaatacTTGATTTTGAACTTGATAATTATCCAAGtacttattatatatgttaatatgattccatatattatttgttgttatattaaaattattattgaCATCTAGATATGTTATTAAATTTGGTGTATAGAATATAACATTTTCACAAgagatattattataattatcaccttggttatttttttgttcatgtatattatttttatgtaaataattcTTGGGTATTAAAGAATTTGTGTATAAATTTAGTTTTTTAtcctttatataatttattccTGATAAATTATTTGCATGTTTAaaatcataatttttttttttacatatacaATAAAATCGAAGTCGTTCATTGGGTATACCGAATTGTAAAGGGGAAAGTAAATATGTTtgaaaagaataattatttttaatacaatataaaaaatatataaaagaagaagagagttcaaaattttttacattttcaataaatatatactctggtaaatttttaaaatctACTTTGGTTAGTAAAGTgcatatatgtataaaactttttgttctttcatctttatcattgtatatataattatttagttcggatatatttatattatctacATTAAATTGATTGTTCTGATCACCATGATGATTACTATAAAAACTATTGTTATCATTActaatgttattatttacattttccTTGTATTCGTTTCTCTTGCAGAAAAGGAGATCcaaatttatttctttaaatttttGATTTTGTCTTGTATATGGCTGACAAGGATtagaaattaataaaatgttGAAATGATGATTGTTTAAAAATTCTGgcataatattatttatgtctgtttgtataatataatttttgtttatattaaaaatattattcttttcataatcatcatcatcattataatttttttttttatttttttttttttgtgtttttTCATGTTCATTATGTGTCGACCCATTGCTTTGTTTATCCATACTATCACATTTccatttaaaaaatttatggACATCTCTCGTTTCTGTTAACAAAATGGTCGAATCtttaaaattatgaaaataagTTTGGTTAGCTACAGGGTTTAAATCTACTgaaataaaacaaaataaatcatttaaACATGTTAAAGTACAATCATGATATTTATGGATCTCGATacttttataatttctCATATGATTATGTATACCATCCTTATATGTAtcacattttttttcttttagCCTATTTGCATGaacaaaatttataaaagcTTGAAGTAAACTATAGTGTAATCCTCCTATTCCGCCATACAATTCCAgtacttttattttgtgCATATTTTAAAGTGAGcatttgttattatattcttattatatatatatatatatatatatatatttttttttttttggtacAATATTTTAGAGAAGCgtcatttttaataaaattagGATGGAGAATAGaaaagtaaatataaatatatttacatatgtatgaatattttatgttttcCGGCgtttaaacatatatatatatatatatatatatatataatatatgtggcatatatatattattaattaatatttatgaaacGAGAACAAACAGAAAATTATCATATCAAgataattatattgtattttatcatttgaatatattaaaaattatataataattaaataatcaCTCTTTCTTAATTATATGGaatcttatatattataatacccacataaaataaaaatattatataatatatatatatatatatatatatatatataatatgtacaatatgaatatgctactatatacataaaatttgcatattattacatacgtacaatttttgtttctctctttttttattttttcttttttttcttttttttttcttttttttttcttttttttttttttctttttttttttcccatATGCCTTCGAACACATATactaaaatatataattctaaGTATTGtgttaaaaaaacaaaataataaaataaaatatttttgtatatttattttttttttatttttttatggaataagtaaagatatatatgcaagcttaatatattgatatatatatatatatatatttatttatttatttatttattgaggaattacatatttttacatatttatatatatatatatataataatatatatttttaatatatttttatcttttattttacatataatatatacgTCACCATGTTTTCAACAAGGTAAAAGAATGGcataaataaatcaatatatatatatatatggcataatatatatatatattttttttatgatattacatttttccttttcatttaaatatatattttattatgtgtAAATATGCATATTAGCTTAATACctgattatatatatgtacatattatatatatatttttttatatgtatatgtttatttatttagGAGTGAATATGATAGGGGAGTAAATACCTTTTCTCCTGAAGGACGACTTTTTCAAGTTGAATATGCCTTAGGGGCgataaaagtaaaaataaaaaaaataaatacatgcatatatatatatatatatatatatatatatatatttatatttatatatatatatttatatttatatatatatatttatttatgtgcTTGTTCTTTTATAGCTTGGTAGTACGGCGGTAGGTATTTGTGTGAACGATGGAGTGATATTAGCATCGGAGAGAAGAATTTCTTCAACTCTTATTGAGAAAGATTCGGTTgagaaattattatcaattGATGATCATATTGGTTGTGCTATGAGTGGTTTGATGGCTGATGCAAGAACATTAATTGATTATGCAAGAGTTGAGTGTAAtcattataaatttatttataatgagaatataaatataaagtCATGTGTAGAACTAATATCTGAATTAGCTTTAGATTTCTCTAATTTGTCTGATagtaaaagaaaaaagatTATGAGCAGACCATTCGGAGTTGCCTTATTAATTGGTGGTGTCGATAAGAACGGTCCTTGCTTATGGTATACTGAACCTTCAGGAACGAATACAAGATTTTCAGCAGCTTCTATAGGTTCAGCACAAGAAGGAGcagaattattattacaagaaaattataaaaaagatatgaCATTTGAAGAAGCTGAAATTTTAGCTCTTACGGTTCTAAGACAAGTTATGGAAGATAAACTTTCAACATCAAATGTTGAAATATGTGCTATAAAAAAATCAGATCAaactttttataaatataatacgGATGATATATCTAGAATTATTGACGTATTACCATCGCCCGTTTATCCCACCATAGACTTGGCAGCTTAGATATAAGATAATTACACATTGTTCCCTcaagaatataaataaaatatatatatataaatatatataaatatatataaatatatatatagatatatgtatagatatatatatgaggaaacgttttcatttttttcaaacATCTATTATGATAGACGgcattttataaaaataaaaataagttATATGAAATTGTGAGCatgaatataaattcttcaaatgttttatatatatatatatatatatatatatatatatgtatatacatttatttacatatttttaatttatatatatatatattttttttttttttttattttattttattttcccttttttatatcttttcaATATTCATCGCTTGGGTATGATGGACCATTCCCATATAAAACTTAACAAGtgatataaaattttaagcaccttatgttttattttaagaGCGGAAAggttaatattattttaaaaatagatatatatatatatatatatatatatatatatatatgtaatatttgtgtgtatacattttatatgtatgagaaaagaaaaaattgtaaaatattttcatttaacttaaaaaatttatatatatatatatataatacattttaatatattataaaaggATTGTGTATGTGTTTGGCTTGCTGTGTTGCTTTCACAAAATCATAATAGGATATATTGTAATGCTTTATAAAATCCTGATTTGATGTTTGTAATAATGATTTAAGATCGATTGGTGGTATGTTTTTATCTTTGTTATATACGAGttcattaaaatatttattgaAATCAGCgtaattatattttttaactagatcattataatatttaatataatcatcataataaatattcatatatgCTATATGTCTTGGTATTATTCTTAATCTAAAACTATAACTAAAATATTGTGGAAATAATAAGGTATCATGAAAATCCTTATTTAAATGTagaattaaatataaaagtttTGGTCTTATAGTTCTATagatattatatgtaaatattcttggataaattttaattagtttttttaaatctttttcttttattgtttcatgtatatataataattctttgtattttttttttaaattacCAAATGCAAAGAATTGtggtatattatataatatatgttgtAATTCTTTGTAATCATAACctaattcatttttataatgttttaatcttttaataattgtATTTTTGTTAATTAGTGATAATCTAGGTGATGtgtaaataatttttttaatcatTTCTAAGTTCATTCCATTTTCTAGTACAttagttttttttataatagtATTTCCATGCATATCAAAATTTACAATATCtttgatatttttattttctttttcgTTTATggtattaaaaaaatcttttaaatcttttatatttttaaaataatgtttgaaaaaaaattcaattCTTTCATAATTCTTTAGGAAGTAATTAAACTTTTCTTCAACACTTGTTGATGTATTAATTTCTTCATGATCTTTTAAAAGATTATTATGAGATTCTACTATATTTGGTTTgatatttttgttttgaTTCTGTTGtgttattttttcatctacttgcattttttctttttcttctacttgtatgttttgtttttcttctacttgcattttttctttttcttctacttgcattttttctttttcttctactcgcattttttctttttcttctacttgcattttttctttttcttcttcattcTTTTGGATGTGTTCGTTTTTCTTAcctttttcattattaacAAAAACATAGTCTACTTTAACAGGTTGTAGCATgatatttgtataattgTTTCCATGGTTTTgattttgttcattttgaattaatgaaaaatcAACTGcatgtttattttttagaAAGAAATGGACTGATTTTTCTAGATTTCCGAATATGAGATAAAACACAGCTGATTCGTCAAGACACGATggataaaataaaaagcGTATATCTATAGTAAGGAATTtaaatattgtatatatatcataattaaaatattctttagattttaatttttgtataacattaagaaagaaatttttatctttttgtAACATGGCtaataaattttctttataacCTACAGCATAATTTTCTAAACTCTTTAAAGGTTCCTTTGTTTTTCTAGATACCTTTAGTCTTCTCATAAAATTAcaatttgtattttttaatttatattctaAAGCCCATTTAaatgaatttaaaaatttctCAGGAATCTCATGaattatttcttcttcttttccATCAAACTTTTTCCCTAATATTGTAttatcaatttttttaagaCACTTCAAATTTGTTATgtatttatcattattattccTTTCGAATAAATGGAATATCCTTTTGTTGAATAACTTTCTTTTACAACGGTTTATCTTATAACATGCTATAAAGGAtacacattttttatttaaacaATTGTATgtattgtaataatatgaagtgaaaaaattaaatttgtttatatattcgTTTATGTGATTTTTTCGTATTTCTTCAATGTCCTTTATATGGGTACATAtctttttttgtattttccTCTTTTTACTATAACAAAGGTATATATTTCGTTTTGTACATAAATTCTTACAAAGggtattatatatatcaatatatatattgctatatattttttttttatttttatatatatttcttccATATATTTGTAAGTCACTTCCCTTATTCTTAATAGATGATCTATTATTCCATTTTGTTAAAAAGTTATTACATATAACATTTATACAtctaatataatatatgtgaGTACTTACATGGATAAGtattaaaatgataaagaaaaaattaatattcattatacgtaattttaattatgtGTCATATCTTTATGGTCTTTCCCTTGATCTTTCTTAtcataaataatttatatgttaaaaatgtttaattattatgagctcttcatcaaaaaaaataagaaataaaaaataaaaaataaaaagtaaaaaataaaaacactaaaaaattaaagtatacaaaaaaaaaaaaaaaaaaaaaaaaaaaaaaaaaaaaaaaaaaaaaaaaaNNNNNNNNNNNNNNNNNNNNNNNNNNNNNNNNNNNNNNNNNNNNNNNNNNNNNNNNNNNNNNNNNNNNNNNNNNNNNNNNNNNNNNNNNNNNNNNNNNNNNNNNNNNNNNNNNNNNNNNNNNNNNNNNNNNNNNNNNNNNNNNNNNNNNNNNNNNNNNNNNNNNNNNNNNNNNNNNNNNNNNNNNNNNNNNNNNNNNNNNNNNNNNNNNNNNNNNNNNNNNNNNNNNNNNNNNNNNNNNNNNNNNNNNNNNNNNNNNNNNNNNNNNNNNNNNNNNNNNNNNNNNNNNNNNNNNNNNNNNNNNNNNNNNNNNNNNNNNNNNNNNNNNNNNNNNNNNNNNNNNNNNNNNNNNNNNNNNNNNNNNNNNNNNNNNNNNNNNNNNNNNNNNNNNNNNNNNNNNNNaaaaaaaaaaaaaaaaaaaaaaaaaaaaaaaaaattaatattatgttatattatatatatatataataaatggAATGTATAAACAAATGTTATTTATTAGAACCGAAAGAGTTtcccaaaaaaaaaaaaaaaaaaaaaaaaaaaatatacatatatattatatatacttaccataaaatgtatatggTTCCGTTGgcatataaaatattttttaaagtgTGCTCtcctttttataaataatttaatgaacatataaactaataatttattgaatgtgaataatgtagaatattttataaaatatatataatatataatatatatatatattatacatatatattatatttatgtatgtGTAGAGAGTACGggatattttatttataataatataattccatgtgacaaaaaagaaacattAATTAAAggtacatatatatatatatatatatatatatatatatatatatatttatttatttatttattatataaatcttCCCTTTTGAGGTACAAAGATTATAGGATGATCCGTTATGTTAATAAActaaaaagaattaatagaaaaggaatatataaattacaTGTAGAGAATGACAAAATTATTGACATGCCCTTGTTCTTAGTTgaacacatatatattagaaaaaaaaaagaattgATAAAGCTATTACACGAAGCTATACATTTTGACAGagaacatttttttaataattataagaaagtgttattaaataaaaaggaatggaaaaataaaaatgatttcaaggattatgtaaataatataaaagaagaatttAATCTCATGAATataagtaataaaaatgataattgTCATAGTAATactaatattatatattctgAGGAACATTGTAGTAGAAATACTTTTGAAAATTGTAAGTTATCATCAATTattaaagataaaataaataattcttcaaataattatatgaacccttataaatataataatgaagaatatGATGAGTTGATAATACaattatcaaaattataTCCTGATGAAGAAGTCTTTAATAATACAACTCTTCTTTTGGATTGTTTTCAGTCTATCgaagaagaaaattatgttaattattatctagaagaaaaattaaaatacaataatataaataaaatatatgatgacaaaaatttatataatgaagatatatataattattatgatttaATAGGTTATATACCtaatgatttatttttctcatgtattaaaaatagaataatatctataaaaaaatatttttcatatagcgaacttttttctcttatttttttatttcataaaaGGAATGACATGAGAtcaattattttattgatagaagaatatataaaaaaaatgtgtaATGAAAAGGATAGAATTGTTAATAATAagcatattatatatatcttaaatatttttattaaaatgaaaaataataaaagtaatattAGTACTGGTAATATTTGTAGTAGTAgtaagtatatattttcttatttattaagAAATGTCTATATTAACCTTACATATAacaatttaaaattattaacattatGCTTTACCTGTTTATCCAGaataaattcatataatgttttattttatgaacACGTCTCTAgctttataaataatatttctacCCTTTCAACCTTATCATGTTCTATGATATTACACAGTATAggttattataaattttatatgaaaaaaataaaaggaCGCTTATTTGAGCAGATACGAAATtacaaacaaataaaaaaaaaaaaaaaaaaaattattcatGATAAAAATCAAACAATTATAGACCAAAAAAAGGGGAATTttgaaaaagaatataatattacaaactatataacatataataataataataataataataataataattataataattataataataataaatctCTTGACGAAAgtcaaaaaaataatcatttatatgataaaaacGAATCGACACACACACACCATATTAGAAATCAAAATTGTTATAAGAATATAGGTgaaagatatataataagcTTTGATTTCTCAAGAGaacatatgaatataataaaaaacctagaaaataaaattattgaaaaattaatatgttCCAATATTCAAGATATAGATTCTAAAAGTATTAGTAGTATTTtccattattattatttatcaCAAAAGGTTTTCTTAAATTTAAAGGATCaagaattatttaataaattactgaatattttaattcatAATAACGTGAATTTTATCACACCACGACATTTTCTTATGTGCTCATATACATTAATTcttcataaatattttacaaatataaatatagcatcttattttctttttcagTGTGCTAAATTAATGAAGTTATTAAAAAAGCAAATTTATATAGACaacttattttttattttaatagGCTTTTCACAAAACGAGTTAATCTTTTATAACAACAAAAAGAACCATATGAATGGTACAGgagtaatatatattgataataataataataagatttgtaattataaaatagaaaaaaataaatatattgatatattacaaaaatcGCAATATGAATTAAATCTTTTAATAAACCAAAATAATGTTACACCTGCTAGTTCAAGAGCAgctattttatatatatttaatgaaaTAACAAACTTAGATTATGAATTAAATACAAAACAAATTGTTTTATTTCtacaattattatcatcctTTAATATAAAGTTTAGCAAAGATATTAAgcaaaaattattttctcttataattaataaGACACACcttttaataaaacatgtacattttattttaccaggagcaataaaaatatatggaaTTACAAgtaattatatgaaaacTATCTGTTTGAATTTTCTTGAAAAAATGgataatgaaataaatagaatttataatttgttaGAAAATGGGGAGTTCGATATgatttataattttaccAAAACaagtaatataaatgacAATGTAGaatattgttttatattagatattaatatattatccgagatattatatatatttgatcAAATAgatgtaaataaaaaaaattttatagaCAACCTGACCAAcatgttatattttaataattattatcttcttACATATAAGAAAAACAATTTTAATTCATTTGTTTATCTGTTGCATTATATTTCCTCATCATATagtaatgaaaaaaaaataaataaactaaaactttttctttatacaaatatatcTGAATATTTGAATATGGCATTTAAGGAATATCTAGATCATATAAAAGTAGATAGAGATTACATAAGtcatataaacaaaaatgaGGACAATAATTCCcatgaagaaaataaaaacaaaattatagAAAACATGAATCTATCAAATAATGAGAatagaaataattattttaatcaAGTtacacataatatattaaatgataaaatatatatgaaagaTTTGATCTTATTATTGGATTCAATCAGAATTAATAAAGCATACGATCACACATTACTCATTAATAATTTGATTAATATTGTAAGTTTTGaataaggaaaaataaaaaaaaagaaatatatatatatatttatttatttatttatatttatatttatataacataaaatataatccCACATTCtctctttttatatacacaGATGAACACTGAAAAAATAACCTTACTCTCGGATGAAGATGTAGagttaataaattatatttttatagaCATGGGATTAATGAATAATCCAATAATGAGTGAAGcaaagtaaaaataaaaaaattaaagtTCAAATTATGAACTATAACTTAAATGgatattatgaaaatattggaaaatgtaaatgttatatatatatatatatatatatgtatgtatttatttatttatatatatgtaaattttttttttttatatatattcttagGAAAAGAGGCTTAAGCATGGCATTAAACGGTTAATATTATAGACGTATGTAAAATGGATAAAATTGtcttatttaaaattttttttgtttttaaatgtttatatttttacctgacttgttcatataattttgtaGAACAAgctatttttttttttttttttttttttttttttttgtaatatatttagtTATTAATTAATCCTTAAGGTAATTATAGTTTttaaacattttattaCTCAGATTAAAAgatttttaatataacataagAGTTACATTAGACcaattgaaaaaaaaagaaaaaaaaagtatatatatatattatatatatatatatcaaaatgttttacattaatttaaatattattctatatgtgataaaattttaattttttttttttttttaaatatataaaacgGACATACCATTAATATGACTgaatttcaaaaaaaaaaaaataaataaataaaataatcacatattttcaaaagtattaattatatttacatttcttttaaatatatttgtgcAATATTCTTCCGAATTTTGCTCTGTCATGTTAAACAAATcatatttttgaaaattaattataacattccataatatatttcctttGACATACTTTTTTAACTGTTTTATGAAAACACTAaagataattttttttaatttataacTTTCAAGGAATgcttttttaattttaaaaattctGTATAAGAAAAGGAATGATTCCGAATAGCAACTCAATTCTAAGAGTACCAAACTCAGTAGAAAATTGGCTAGTACATGTTGATCATTTAAATTGATAGTTAATTTAATACAATTAAGAAAATCATAAATCCATTTACTTTTGTACAAATTTGGATTTAGAAAGATAACattcttaaaaatatatttttctttatggtttaatttttgataatagttaatataatttttatcgatttttttttttttttttttctttggATTTATAGAAGTATCTGTATTTGATGAAGAGTATTTTTCATCTActctttctttttttgtgGTACTGCTGTAGGTGCCTTTAGAGTagttataatattcattatGTGTTGTATTATCATTATGTGTTCTATGTGTGTCATTTTTTTCGTTTTGACATTTTTTGATATCGTTCAACATGTTATTATTGGACTTATCATATTCAATTACAAAATTGTTCTGTTCATAgacatatacat
The window above is part of the Plasmodium reichenowi strain SY57 chromosome 7, whole genome shotgun sequence genome. Proteins encoded here:
- a CDS encoding hypothetical protein (conserved Plasmodium protein, unknown function), whose amino-acid sequence is MIRYVNKLKRINRKGIYKLHVENDKIIDMPLFLVEHIYIRKKKELIKLLHEAIHFDREHFFNNYKKVLLNKKEWKNKNDFKDYVNNIKEEFNLMNISNKNDNCHSNTNIIYSEEHCSRNTFENCKLSSIIKDKINNSSNNYMNPYKYNNEEYDELIIQLSKLYPDEEVFNNTTLLLDCFQSIEEENYVNYYLEEKLKYNNINKIYDDKNLYNEDIYNYYDLIGYIPNDLFFSCIKNRIISIKKYFSYSELFSLIFLFHKRNDMRSIILLIEEYIKKMCNEKDRIVNNKHIIYILNIFIKMKNNKSNISTGNICSSSKYIFSYLLRNVYINLTYNNLKLLTLCFTCLSRINSYNVLFYEHVSSFINNISTLSTLSCSMILHSIGYYKFYMKKIKGRLFEQIRNYKQIKKKKKKIIHDKNQTIIDQKKGNFEKEYNITNYITYNNNNNNNNNNYNNYNNNKSLDESQKNNHLYDKNESTHTHHIRNQNCYKNIGERYIISFDFSREHMNIIKNLENKIIEKLICSNIQDIDSKSISSIFHYYYLSQKVFLNLKDQELFNKLLNILIHNNVNFITPRHFLMCSYTLILHKYFTNINIASYFLFQCAKLMKLLKKQIYIDNLFFILIGFSQNELIFYNNKKNHMNGTGVIYIDNNNNKICNYKIEKNKYIDILQKSQYELNLLINQNNVTPASSRAAILYIFNEITNLDYELNTKQIVLFLQLLSSFNIKFSKDIKQKLFSLIINKTHLLIKHVHFILPGAIKIYGITSNYMKTICLNFLEKMDNEINRIYNLLENGEFDMIYNFTKTSNINDNVEYCFILDINILSEILYIFDQIDVNKKNFIDNLTNMLYFNNYYLLTYKKNNFNSFVYLLHYISSSYSNEKKINKLKLFLYTNISEYLNMAFKEYLDHIKVDRDYISHINKNEDNNSHEENKNKIIENMNLSNNENRNNYFNQVTHNILNDKIYMKDLILLLDSIRINKAYDHTLLINNLINIMNTEKITLLSDEDVELINYIFIDMGLMNNPIMSEAKKRGLSMALNG